From the genome of Glycine soja cultivar W05 chromosome 14, ASM419377v2, whole genome shotgun sequence:
taaaaggaaaatatttcgtgaacattaaattaaataataataaaatgatttttttaaattagaaattattttcaaaatatatttgcataaaaataaaaaatgataataattatacataatatcattttagtgttcatattatttttcaaaaaagtggtttttgtataatattttatttttctggttTATTCTAAACTATGACACtaaataaagaattatttttaaatgttgaaGACTCAGAGTTAATGTATAGTAGTaggtaacaataaaaataacaagtagtaatttgtttcaatatattgttttgttttattatattgcaggacaaaaatataaaaaaaaataggtataATGCTGGTaatgaaagaaatttgaaattagaaCTACATGCAAACTatgcaaatataaaatatactttttatgaAAACAATTGATCGTCATATTACATTCTTTAATTAAGggtatttatgtcattttacatctatgaatattgtttttcttcacaATGTATGTaactaaataagaaataaaaagtttttaccttattttttatttattttttcttgtaccaaacaacctaaaaaataattttacatacttctcattttttttcttcctatttctttcattttcaactCCTTTTGGTTAGAAGAGCATGATAGAGATAGTGTACATAAAGGAGCAATGGAAAAGTCTAAAGAAtcacaaacatatatattttctatacaatcaaataagaagagtttttttttaaaaaaacttttcttcattttaatttttacctaTCAAATAACTTATAAAATCGTTTTATCTTTTTACctcttttcttttaactttctttcattttattttttttcctaccaaACAACTTAATCGTTTAACTTTTTACCTATTTTCTTCCCTTAAAGCAAACTTACCGTAAGCAAATGCCCTCAATGATTTCCTTGCATTATTAGCCTTTACCTTCCTTTTTTCCCCTTCTAGACATTGTTTGGACGAGGTGAAATAAAGTAgcggagaaaaaaaaaaatcaattttatgttatttaattggaaagaaagaaagtagaggggaacaaaggaaaaaaaaaacaaaaaactacaaTTTCGTAGCAAATGTGTTGATTCCTTTGCACAATCCACCTTCACCTCGCCAAGTCTATTTATCAtgtcatatttttaatatatagtaaCATGTCATAATATAACGCATAATATGGTCTTACATGAACAAATTTAAAATCTGATTTTTCTTGTGGCCGTCGTAACTTGCCATCTCCGATTCTTGTGGTCTATTGACTCTATTCATCAAACTTGAGTTGTCATTCATCTCTCTCACGTCATGCATGAGTGTTAATGGCCGTAAATGATAGCGCGTGTCATCGGAATCTCCGGTGAATGTCTCCGCCAACGGGCGAAGAACGCCTCCGGAGAGCACCGTCTGGACAGCGGCCTGGCACACGTGCCAGTTTCCGCTCCACAGAAGTCCCACGGCTCCGTTCACCGGATTTACCGTTCGCCCGCACCCTTCAAATAGCAGAGACTGAAACAATGCTgataataaagaatataaaaagagagaataaaaagaataaatatctAATTTACTGTTTCAAGCAAATACAAGATATACTTTGATTCCTAAATAacgaaaaattaatcatttaaagtatctatgatttttaatttaaatatatttttttcaaaatataactaaacaCGATTGATCATAGGCAACAGCTTTGGTATAGTAGATGGTGCAAAGACAGGAAATAAAGTGTGAAAAAACtaaaggaaaaattgaacaacatgaaaagagaagaaggctgatgaaaaaaaaaaaaatcatctaaccgtttctgtttttaaaatacttgttttataaatagtttttaaaaattaataatttggatGAGAATTGATTATTGCAtagtaaaaattgttttagaaaataatttttaaaattgaaaagggaaaagtGAATCACACAAACCTcttactttctctctctctctctctttttttcagaATCTCTTAAACTATAGATATATTTactcaaatacaaaataatgttGATTACAAATATCTAAAAACTTATCTATAGAGAAGTCATAAGATTGATTTGAtgattaagagagaaaaaaaaagattataaattcaaattcttctgactaataaaaacataacaaattaataaataacatttagCTTATAAAAGAACCGATCTATACatctaattaatttaaagaCTACACTCTATTTCTTTCCTAtgcataaaaagaaaagaggcTACACTCTAAAGGATTTATAATCATTGATTCAAATCAAATgaacaattataaatataattcatcttataaaatatgaatacaCTTTATATTTTAAGACGTAGGCAGCTATATAGCATGAAATCTAAGCACACGTAAAAGCATGAATTATGAGTGAGTACAAGGTAGAGTGTTGGACAGTACCAGGCCTTTTGGTTTCGGGGACGGAGGAAATGAAGGACATTAGGTCGCTACGGCCAAAGAACTTAGCGAGGAAGAGAGTGGCGTGTCGTTGTGACTCCGAAGATTCGATCCACTGCAGGCACGACCTCAGAGGGCATGTGTCGCT
Proteins encoded in this window:
- the LOC114382954 gene encoding LOB domain-containing protein 39-like isoform X1, yielding MSCNGCRVLRKGCSDTCPLRSCLQWIESSESQRHATLFLAKFFGRSDLMSFISSVPETKRPALFQSLLFEGCGRTVNPVNGAVGLLWSGNWHVCQAAVQTVLSGGVLRPLAETFTGDSDDTRYHLRPLTLMHDVREMNDNSSLMNRVNRPQESEMASYDGHKKNQILNLFM
- the LOC114382954 gene encoding LOB domain-containing protein 39-like isoform X2; this translates as MSCNGCRVLRKGCSDTCPLRSCLQWIESSESQRHATLFLAKFFGRSDLMSFISSVPETKRPGCGRTVNPVNGAVGLLWSGNWHVCQAAVQTVLSGGVLRPLAETFTGDSDDTRYHLRPLTLMHDVREMNDNSSLMNRVNRPQESEMASYDGHKKNQILNLFM